AATGATATATCAAAACTTAAGAAAAGTATTGGGATTTCTTTTGTTATAATACTCTCTGTTACCATTATTTTAAACATGGCAGTATTTGTATTTATAGACCCGATAATGCATTTTTTAAATATCCCCTCTTCGATTTATCAAATGATGAAAAGTTATTTATGGATAATATTTCTAGGTATCACCGCAACTTTTTTATATAATTTCTACTCTTCCGTACTAAGGTCTGTGGGGAATTCCCTGTCACCTCTTATTTATCTTGGAGTATCTGTGGTTTTAAATATAGTCCTTGATTTGATATTTGTTTTATCTTTTGACATGGGTGTCGAAGGGGCTGCTGTGGCAACGGTTATATCCCAGTTTGTATCGGGTATAGGGATAGCATTATACACTTTTTTCAAATTCCCCGAGTTTAGGTTCGATATCTGGAAATTAAAATTCGAAAGAGATATTATAAAGGATATATTCAAATTTTCCTTTCTTACATGTATACAGCAGTCTATAATGAACTTCGGGATATTAATGGTTCAAGGGCTTATAAATTCCTTTGGAACCATCGTCATGGCAGCATTTGCCGCAGCCGTAAAAATAGACTCTTTTGCATACATGCCCGTCCAGGACTTCGGAAATGCTTTCTCCACGTTCATTGCCCAAAACTACGGAGCAAAAAAGAAAGAGAGAATAAAAGAAGGAATTAAAAGTGCGGTTAAATATACTATTATATTCTGTCTTTTAATATCTCTAATCGTTTGTATATTCGCAAAGCAATTTATGCTTATATTTGTAGATCCTTCAAAAGCGGAAATCATAAATCATGGTATCGATTATTTAAAGATAGAAGGAGCTTTTTATTTCGGGATAGGGTGTCTTTTCTTACTCTACGGATTTTTCAGAGCAGTGGAAAAACCTTTTATATCGGTAATACTGACGGTAGTATCCCTGGGAACCAGGGTATTTCTCGCATATACATTATCTAAAATACCAAGCATAGGGGTTATGGGGATATGGGTAAGTGTGCCTATAGGATGGATATTGGCGGATTTGATAGGATTTACATACTATAAATCAAAAAAGAAAGAAATAGATGAAAAGCTGATGATATCAACATAAAATAAAAAAGACCGCTTGACGGTCTTTTTTATTAATACTTTATTACAGCTCCTGCGGGACATACACTGTAGCAGTTCCCGCATTCCAAGCAATTATCTTCAGTTATCTTATATTTTTCCTCAGCTTCTTCTATTGCATTAAATGAGCATACTTTAATACATTTTCCGCATAGGAAACAATCATCGGTTATTTCATAACCTCTCTTTTCAACATTTTCCCCTCCAAATGAAAATGTCCTTTTTATCATGGGTTTGACGGAAAGATCTACATATTCCCCGACTCCCTGATAAATTTTAAATACCGCGAGCGCCATTTTACTCTCTTCGCTGGTATAGATTTCATTTATATATGTATTCTTTTCAAATATCTCATCCAGTTTTTCTTTACCTATACAACAAACCTTTCCTTTCACGCTCACTGCTTTTGTAGACATGGTATCAAGTCCTTTCATTCCCGACAAAGAAACGAATTTCCTCTTGATAAGCCTGTCATAAAAGCCTTTGCCTTTGGCGGTAAGAAAATATAGTGCTTCATCATCACAAAGCATTAAATCTATTACGCAGGTTTCCGGCAGTCCGTTATCGTCTACCGTTGCGAAAGTAGTGGAATGTATTTCTTCTACTAAAAATTTAAAGTAATCTTTAGCTTCCTTCATTGATTATTTTTCTCCTTTGAGTATAGGACTT
This region of Anaerofustis stercorihominis DSM 17244 genomic DNA includes:
- a CDS encoding 4Fe-4S binding protein, which encodes MKEAKDYFKFLVEEIHSTTFATVDDNGLPETCVIDLMLCDDEALYFLTAKGKGFYDRLIKRKFVSLSGMKGLDTMSTKAVSVKGKVCCIGKEKLDEIFEKNTYINEIYTSEESKMALAVFKIYQGVGEYVDLSVKPMIKRTFSFGGENVEKRGYEITDDCFLCGKCIKVCSFNAIEEAEEKYKITEDNCLECGNCYSVCPAGAVIKY
- a CDS encoding MATE family efflux transporter, giving the protein MLIDLTNGNITKKMMLFAVPMIIGNLLQQIYNIADTIIVGKFIGPDALAAVGSSYTLMIFLTSILLGLCMGSGAVFSIRYGENDISKLKKSIGISFVIILSVTIILNMAVFVFIDPIMHFLNIPSSIYQMMKSYLWIIFLGITATFLYNFYSSVLRSVGNSLSPLIYLGVSVVLNIVLDLIFVLSFDMGVEGAAVATVISQFVSGIGIALYTFFKFPEFRFDIWKLKFERDIIKDIFKFSFLTCIQQSIMNFGILMVQGLINSFGTIVMAAFAAAVKIDSFAYMPVQDFGNAFSTFIAQNYGAKKKERIKEGIKSAVKYTIIFCLLISLIVCIFAKQFMLIFVDPSKAEIINHGIDYLKIEGAFYFGIGCLFLLYGFFRAVEKPFISVILTVVSLGTRVFLAYTLSKIPSIGVMGIWVSVPIGWILADLIGFTYYKSKKKEIDEKLMIST